Proteins encoded together in one Prunus dulcis chromosome 3, ALMONDv2, whole genome shotgun sequence window:
- the LOC117622159 gene encoding uncharacterized protein LOC117622159 has translation MVLDSILSSPVRKSASFRKQFSQNELGSWSTLFQRHRFLLTALALLTFLCTVYLYFAVTLGASPTCSGLSGTQKALCRLEHAKTSVAHGKLKIL, from the coding sequence ATGGTTCTTGACAGCATTTTGTCTTCTCCTGTTCGGAAGTCAGCATCATTCAGAAAGCAATTCTCACAAAATGAGTTGGGTAGCTGGTCGACTCTATTTCAGCGGCACCGCTTCCTGTTAACGGCCCTAGCTCTCCTGACTTTCCTCTGCACTGTTTATCTTTACTTTGCTGTCACTTTAGGAGCCAGTCCAACATGTTCTGGGTTGAGTGGAACTCAAAAAGCATTGTGTCGTTTGGAGCATGCAAAGACTTCAGTGGCCCatggaaaattgaaaattcttTAG